In one window of Microscilla marina ATCC 23134 DNA:
- a CDS encoding carboxylesterase family protein produces the protein MKKLTTLLSLVLLFTSTVWSQQRYIDEVFDNISETQNVRFSTQVPQPKRGGGWYESIAAGVPINAKEHETSNRDLHMDIFQPFGDNNVKRPVFIVCFGGGFVIGNRKFGDIRELAIRMAKRGYVTAAIDYRLGVNMFDEGASLRGVYRAIQDGRSAVRYFRANAERLGVDPNQIFIGGHSAGAFISLQNAYLDRDVERPASTRKSSYRWGAWLVERTYNLPDQGCLDCAGDNKHVNGKANAVVSLAGGLGFLEHVEGENDVPSIMFHSKNDIIVNYDKGQPFQNFSFLIAGFDLPEAFGSNLVQNRANSVNAPNKFYSYDKRGHDLHVDGLLNSALGRKKLHSDIVPRIAQYLYDARLRPAGFGVSGATVVRLSATNTQTYTADVAKDAQVQWQVEGGKIVKQTGNQVTISWNIPGEHTLSAVPYNTNGAKGNAVKVPVLVMDNLQELKADLQMYPNPSARVLKIKLNEEDINEVKAIVYNERGQTVYHGSLQKQGAQFNLNVLKLPLGKYYIRIQNGERMLHKTFLKY, from the coding sequence ATGAAAAAGTTAACCACACTATTAAGCTTAGTGCTGTTGTTTACTTCAACTGTATGGTCACAGCAGAGATACATCGATGAAGTATTTGACAACATAAGCGAAACCCAAAATGTGCGCTTTAGTACGCAAGTGCCCCAACCCAAAAGAGGTGGTGGTTGGTATGAGTCAATAGCAGCTGGTGTGCCCATCAATGCCAAAGAGCATGAGACTTCTAATCGTGATTTACATATGGATATCTTTCAGCCTTTTGGCGATAATAATGTGAAACGTCCAGTGTTTATTGTGTGTTTTGGTGGTGGCTTTGTAATAGGCAATCGCAAATTTGGAGACATCAGAGAGCTGGCAATTCGTATGGCAAAACGAGGCTATGTAACAGCAGCCATTGATTACCGTTTGGGAGTTAATATGTTTGATGAGGGAGCTTCATTACGAGGTGTGTATCGTGCTATACAAGATGGGCGTTCGGCAGTACGCTACTTCCGCGCCAATGCCGAAAGGTTGGGAGTAGATCCTAATCAAATATTTATAGGAGGGCATAGCGCAGGTGCTTTTATTTCCTTGCAAAACGCCTACTTAGATCGTGACGTGGAACGTCCGGCGTCTACCCGTAAGTCAAGTTATCGCTGGGGAGCCTGGTTGGTAGAAAGAACCTACAACCTTCCTGATCAAGGGTGCCTTGATTGTGCAGGAGACAACAAACACGTCAACGGAAAAGCCAATGCAGTAGTATCTTTGGCGGGTGGACTGGGCTTTTTAGAGCATGTCGAAGGCGAAAATGATGTGCCAAGCATTATGTTTCATAGCAAGAACGACATTATAGTCAATTATGATAAAGGGCAACCTTTTCAAAACTTCTCTTTTCTTATTGCCGGGTTTGACCTGCCAGAAGCATTTGGATCCAATCTCGTGCAAAACCGCGCCAATAGTGTAAATGCTCCCAACAAGTTTTACTCTTATGATAAACGTGGACACGATTTGCATGTAGACGGGCTCCTTAACAGTGCGCTTGGTCGCAAAAAATTGCACAGCGACATAGTGCCACGCATTGCTCAATATTTATATGATGCGCGTTTGCGTCCCGCTGGCTTTGGTGTGTCAGGGGCTACTGTAGTGCGCCTATCAGCTACAAATACCCAAACCTATACTGCCGATGTAGCCAAAGATGCCCAAGTTCAGTGGCAGGTAGAAGGTGGTAAAATAGTAAAGCAAACTGGTAACCAGGTAACTATAAGTTGGAACATCCCTGGTGAGCATACTTTAAGTGCTGTACCTTATAATACAAATGGAGCTAAAGGCAATGCGGTAAAAGTACCTGTATTGGTCATGGATAATCTCCAGGAGTTGAAGGCTGACCTACAGATGTATCCTAACCCTAGTGCACGTGTACTTAAGATTAAGCTCAACGAGGAAGACATCAACGAAGTGAAAGCCATAGTATACAACGAAAGAGGACAAACCGTGTATCATGGGAGCTTGCAAAAACAAGGTGCCCAGTTTAACCTCAACGTATTGAAATTGCCTTTGGGTAAATACTATATCAGAATACAAAATGGCGAAAGAATGCTCCATAAAACCTTTCTAAAATACTAA
- a CDS encoding carboxylesterase family protein, producing the protein MKRVTTLLSLVLLLSSTVWSQQRYLNEVFANVSETQNVRFSTQVPQPKKGGGWYATISAGLPINVKEHDTYNRNLYMDIFQPFGDTKVKRPVFIVCFGGGFVIGNRKYGDIRDLAISMAKRGYVTAAIDYRLGMNVFDEEAALRAVYRGVQDGRSAVRYFRANAERLGIDPDQIFLAGHSAGGFISLQNAYLDRDAERPAATRSTRYRWKGWFRSKSYNLPDQGCLDCVGDNKHLDGKANAVVSLAGALGYLEHIEGSTDVPTLMFHSSNDLAVSYGAKQPFKIISPLVLGFDLPVSYGGSMVDGRARDRGAPRKFYSYNRRGHFVHVKGGDISSFFGSVLNLGHLHTDVLPRISQFLYDTRLRPAGFGVSGATVVRLSATNTQTYTADVAKDAQVQWQVEGGKIVKQVGNQVTVSWNTPGEHTLSAVPYNTNGAKGNAVKVPVLVMDNLQELKADLQMYPNPSARVLKIKLNEEDINEVKAIVYNERGQTVYQGSLQKQGTQFNLNVLKLPLGKYYIKIQNGERMLHKTFLKY; encoded by the coding sequence ATGAAAAGAGTAACCACACTATTAAGTCTTGTATTGCTGTTGAGCTCTACAGTATGGTCGCAGCAACGATACCTCAATGAGGTGTTTGCCAATGTAAGCGAAACTCAAAATGTACGGTTTAGCACGCAAGTGCCCCAACCCAAAAAAGGCGGAGGTTGGTATGCCACCATTTCGGCTGGTTTGCCTATTAATGTCAAAGAACATGACACTTATAACCGCAATTTGTACATGGACATCTTTCAGCCCTTTGGCGATACCAAGGTGAAACGTCCTGTATTTATTGTGTGTTTTGGTGGCGGCTTTGTGATAGGCAACCGCAAGTATGGCGATATCAGAGACCTGGCAATTAGCATGGCAAAGCGAGGCTATGTAACAGCCGCTATCGATTACCGTTTGGGAATGAATGTATTTGATGAAGAGGCAGCACTAAGAGCCGTTTATCGTGGCGTACAAGATGGTCGCTCGGCGGTGCGTTATTTTCGCGCCAATGCCGAAAGGTTGGGCATAGATCCTGACCAAATATTTCTAGCAGGACATAGCGCAGGTGGGTTCATTTCCTTACAAAATGCTTACTTAGATCGTGACGCAGAGCGTCCAGCAGCTACACGTAGCACCCGGTACCGTTGGAAAGGCTGGTTTAGGTCAAAATCGTACAACTTGCCCGACCAAGGGTGTCTTGATTGTGTAGGAGACAACAAACACTTAGATGGAAAAGCCAATGCAGTGGTATCGCTGGCAGGGGCGTTGGGCTATCTGGAGCATATAGAAGGTAGTACCGACGTACCAACCCTTATGTTTCATAGTAGTAACGACCTTGCGGTTTCTTATGGAGCAAAACAACCGTTTAAAATTATTTCTCCCTTAGTATTGGGGTTTGACTTGCCTGTGTCTTATGGTGGCAGTATGGTGGATGGTAGGGCAAGAGACAGGGGAGCCCCTCGTAAGTTTTATTCTTATAACAGACGTGGCCATTTTGTGCATGTAAAAGGTGGAGATATCTCTAGTTTTTTTGGCAGTGTACTCAACTTAGGGCACCTACATACAGATGTTTTGCCACGTATCAGTCAATTCTTGTACGATACGCGTTTGCGCCCTGCCGGCTTTGGTGTGTCGGGGGCTACTGTAGTGCGCCTATCGGCTACAAATACCCAAACCTATACTGCCGATGTAGCCAAAGATGCCCAAGTTCAGTGGCAGGTAGAAGGTGGTAAAATAGTAAAGCAAGTTGGCAACCAGGTAACTGTAAGTTGGAACACCCCCGGTGAGCATACCTTAAGTGCGGTGCCTTATAATACAAATGGAGCCAAAGGCAATGCTGTAAAAGTACCTGTATTGGTCATGGATAACCTCCAGGAGTTGAAGGCTGACCTACAGATGTATCCTAACCCTAGTGCACGTGTACTTAAGATTAAGCTCAACGAGGAAGACATCAATGAAGTGAAAGCCATAGTATACAATGAAAGAGGACAAACCGTGTATCAGGGGAGCTTGCAAAAACAAGGTACCCAGTTTAACCTCAACGTATTGAAATTGCCTTTGGGTAAATACTATATAAAAATACAAAACGGAGAGCGAATGTTGCACAAAACTTTTTTGAAGTACTAA
- a CDS encoding RNA polymerase sigma factor, whose amino-acid sequence MKNDELFWQKLIEGDKNTVKEIFQLNVPLLVKYGCRFTSNDTIIDECIVEVFLNLWKNRQALDKKGTVKIYLMKSLSQQIKANQRQRQLKRA is encoded by the coding sequence ATGAAAAATGATGAGTTATTTTGGCAAAAACTGATAGAAGGAGATAAAAATACAGTCAAAGAAATATTTCAACTCAATGTGCCCTTATTGGTCAAATACGGCTGTAGGTTTACCAGCAACGATACCATCATTGATGAATGTATCGTTGAAGTGTTTCTTAACCTTTGGAAAAACCGCCAAGCACTAGATAAAAAAGGGACTGTTAAAATATATTTAATGAAATCGTTGAGCCAACAAATCAAAGCAAATCAAAGACAACGCCAGCTGAAACGCGCCTAA
- a CDS encoding PspA/IM30 family protein has product MGIFGRISDIFKANINDALDNAEDPSKMIKLMVVEMQESISKATSGLATAMAQEKKLERDYKQHAKAAQQWEQKAMQALSAGNEDLARKALAKKADSEGQANQYKGMYDQAASTTSKLKGQVDMLKSKLSEARMKESTLQARSEAAKAQKQIAKEVGSLDFSSSFSKFDKFEEKILKQEAEAQAFTELAEGENASLDDDFKMLEQNSAVDDDLARLRAKLNQGG; this is encoded by the coding sequence ATGGGTATCTTTGGTAGAATTTCTGACATTTTTAAAGCAAACATTAACGACGCACTTGACAACGCTGAAGATCCTTCCAAGATGATCAAGTTGATGGTGGTAGAAATGCAAGAATCTATTTCTAAAGCCACATCTGGTCTTGCCACTGCAATGGCACAGGAAAAAAAGCTGGAACGTGATTATAAACAACACGCCAAGGCTGCGCAACAATGGGAGCAAAAAGCAATGCAGGCGCTCAGCGCTGGCAATGAGGACTTAGCCCGCAAGGCGTTGGCTAAAAAAGCAGACTCAGAAGGACAAGCCAATCAATACAAAGGCATGTACGATCAGGCGGCTTCTACTACCAGCAAGCTCAAAGGCCAGGTAGATATGCTTAAATCTAAGCTAAGCGAAGCAAGGATGAAAGAGTCTACATTACAGGCAAGAAGCGAGGCAGCCAAGGCTCAAAAGCAAATTGCTAAAGAGGTAGGCAGCCTTGATTTTAGCAGTAGTTTTTCTAAGTTTGACAAGTTTGAAGAAAAAATCCTTAAGCAAGAAGCAGAAGCCCAAGCTTTTACCGAGCTGGCTGAAGGTGAGAATGCCTCACTAGATGATGACTTCAAAATGCTTGAGCAAAACTCGGCCGTTGATGATGACCTGGCTCGTTTGCGTGCTAAACTAAATCAAGGTGGTTAA